A single Streptococcus thermophilus DNA region contains:
- a CDS encoding DUF177 domain-containing protein — protein MIYLSEVRKSPEGLAFNEAPSLLESIKERYDQVLNLEQLQASGQVVHDNGLYLLDYQLSYDITLPSSRSLEPATLGFNYLVSETFIQEADAALQKELVEENLVLILNDDTIDLNESILDNILLNIPLRVLTPEEESGQISLSGNDWEVLSEEDFAALKQGEKEASNPFAQLNGLFDDN, from the coding sequence ATGATTTATCTTTCAGAAGTTAGAAAGTCTCCAGAAGGGCTAGCCTTTAATGAAGCACCTTCTTTGTTGGAGTCAATTAAAGAACGCTATGACCAAGTTTTAAATCTTGAACAACTTCAAGCAAGTGGTCAAGTAGTCCATGATAATGGCTTATATCTCTTAGATTATCAACTTAGCTATGATATTACTTTGCCATCTAGTCGTTCACTTGAGCCTGCGACACTTGGGTTCAATTACCTAGTCTCGGAAACCTTTATACAAGAGGCGGATGCTGCTCTTCAAAAGGAATTAGTCGAGGAAAATCTAGTTCTTATCTTGAATGACGATACTATTGACCTTAATGAGAGTATTTTAGATAATATTCTTCTTAATATTCCTTTGAGAGTGCTGACACCTGAAGAGGAATCAGGACAAATTTCGCTCTCAGGTAATGACTGGGAAGTCTTGTCAGAAGAGGATTTTGCAGCTCTTAAACAAGGGGAGAAAGAGGCAAGTAATCCTTTTGCTCAATTGAATGGACTATTTGATGACAATTAA
- a CDS encoding response regulator transcription factor, with protein sequence MSKRILIVEDERNLARFVSLELQHEGYDVVTADNGREGLEMALEKDFDLILLDLMLPEMDGFEVTRRLQQEKDTYIMMMTARDSIMDIVAGLDRGADDYIIKPFAIEELLARIRATFRRQDIEATKKVPAKASTYRDLKLDVQNRAVVRGDEVIPLTKREFDLLNTLLSNMNQVMTREELLLQVWKYDDVIETNVVDVYIRYLRGKIDIPGKESYIQTVRGMGYVIRER encoded by the coding sequence ATGAGCAAACGCATTTTGATTGTTGAAGATGAGAGAAACCTTGCTCGTTTTGTCTCTCTTGAACTTCAACACGAAGGATACGACGTTGTGACAGCGGACAACGGACGCGAAGGACTTGAAATGGCACTTGAGAAAGATTTCGATCTGATTCTCTTGGACCTTATGTTGCCTGAGATGGACGGTTTCGAAGTGACACGTCGTCTCCAACAAGAAAAAGATACTTATATTATGATGATGACAGCTCGCGACTCAATCATGGATATTGTTGCTGGTTTGGATCGTGGAGCTGATGACTATATTATAAAACCATTTGCGATTGAAGAACTGTTGGCACGTATTCGTGCAACCTTCCGTCGTCAAGATATCGAAGCTACTAAGAAGGTACCAGCTAAAGCGTCAACCTATCGCGATTTAAAATTGGATGTTCAAAACCGTGCAGTTGTTCGCGGTGATGAGGTAATTCCATTGACAAAACGTGAGTTTGATTTGTTGAACACACTTTTAAGCAATATGAACCAAGTAATGACCCGTGAGGAACTCTTGCTTCAAGTCTGGAAATATGATGACGTAATTGAAACAAACGTTGTAGATGTTTATATTCGTTACTTACGTGGGAAAATCGACATTCCAGGTAAGGAATCATACATTCAAACAGTACGAGGGATGGGTTACGTTATCCGTGAAAGATGA